In Shouchella patagoniensis, the following are encoded in one genomic region:
- the wecB gene encoding non-hydrolyzing UDP-N-acetylglucosamine 2-epimerase, producing MKIVTVIGARPQFIKACMVSKRLRQDPSIQEVLVHTGQHYNANMSDVFFTQLNIPKPDYHLGIGSGSHGEQTGKMLIELEQVFIKEKPDAVLVYGDTNSTIAGSLASSKLHIPIIHVESGLRSFNRYMPEEINRIVTDHLSSLLFCPSQAAANQLKNEGITKGVYATGDIMYDAVLHYKAKAEKQSAILSQLNLTLKEYYVATIHRAENTDDLTRLSAIMEGLSKLGKKVILPLHPRTKKQLQQLNAPIFTDKSSLLFIDPLDYFDMLALMSQAKAIVTDSGGVQKEAYMLRIPCVTLRDETEWIETVEAKWNRLADARNPTAILKAVQLAKEQSTYPALFGDGHSADQIYTIIKKNFPS from the coding sequence ATGAAAATCGTTACTGTCATTGGGGCACGTCCCCAGTTCATAAAAGCTTGTATGGTTTCAAAACGGCTGCGCCAAGATCCTTCCATTCAAGAAGTGCTCGTGCACACAGGCCAACATTATAATGCCAATATGTCGGATGTTTTTTTCACCCAACTAAATATTCCTAAACCCGACTATCACCTTGGTATCGGCTCCGGCTCACATGGAGAGCAAACAGGAAAAATGTTAATCGAATTAGAACAGGTATTCATTAAAGAAAAACCAGATGCTGTATTAGTTTATGGGGATACCAATTCTACGATTGCTGGTAGCCTTGCCTCGTCCAAGCTCCATATCCCAATTATTCACGTTGAATCTGGGTTGCGAAGTTTCAACCGCTACATGCCTGAAGAGATTAACCGAATTGTAACAGACCATCTATCAAGCCTTTTGTTTTGCCCTTCACAAGCTGCCGCTAATCAATTAAAAAATGAGGGCATTACAAAAGGGGTTTATGCAACTGGAGATATTATGTATGATGCCGTTCTTCATTACAAAGCGAAGGCGGAGAAACAATCCGCCATTCTCAGTCAATTAAACCTCACTTTAAAAGAGTATTATGTAGCTACCATTCATCGTGCTGAAAATACAGATGACTTAACACGGCTTAGCGCTATTATGGAAGGACTTTCGAAACTCGGCAAAAAAGTGATACTGCCACTCCATCCACGTACCAAGAAGCAATTACAACAATTAAATGCACCTATTTTTACAGATAAAAGTTCCTTACTCTTCATTGACCCTCTTGATTATTTCGATATGCTAGCACTGATGAGTCAAGCCAAGGCAATCGTAACCGATTCTGGCGGTGTGCAAAAAGAAGCCTATATGCTGCGTATCCCTTGCGTTACACTGCGCGATGAAACAGAATGGATCGAAACAGTCGAAGCAAAGTGGAACCGACTAGCTGATGCACGTAACCCAACAGCCATTTTAAAAGCTGTTCAATTGGCGAAAGAACAATCGACTTACCCGGCCTTATTTGGCGACGGTCATTCCGCCGACCAAATTTATACGATTATAAAAAAGAACTTCCCTTCTTAA
- a CDS encoding glycosyltransferase encodes MGNRVCFLVAEHPFLDARIFKKEAKSLVQKGYDVTIIVPRRKGFLFDIDGTLMKDRFLEVSFMHEGVRILTYDPPTGKQQPARQLSYLRTGKVDPLPGPLIKLAVKHEADLYHAHEFASCYDAIMTKRILSLKGKDTRLIYDSHELVPDPKERMSQTVRGKLEEIRAHMFKEVDIVITVSASIQQTYQRINRNVPIEVLFNSPFLSPYDQKARVGNSPLVLGYVGRMEEHKGSLAKLIQILDYGNQSIDLRAKIIGGQTEVNTMELPHHLRDKVDIVGWLPYTNVAQALTGVDIGWIEINTNNSLNRMYSMPNKFFSYLERGIPPLVNQSRDMKTFIQKYKCGFVVKEDATPLDFANALIQLNDDWKEVSETGKRARKVMEDWFSWEHMEQKLFAIYDRLLKSGKR; translated from the coding sequence GTGGGAAACCGTGTATGTTTTTTAGTGGCAGAGCACCCCTTTTTAGATGCACGTATCTTTAAAAAGGAAGCAAAAAGTCTTGTACAAAAAGGATATGATGTCACGATAATTGTTCCGAGACGGAAAGGGTTTTTATTTGATATAGATGGGACGCTAATGAAGGACCGTTTTTTAGAAGTGTCTTTTATGCATGAGGGGGTGCGAATTCTTACTTATGATCCACCAACGGGAAAACAACAACCAGCAAGACAACTAAGTTATTTAAGAACAGGAAAAGTGGATCCTCTTCCCGGCCCATTGATAAAACTCGCAGTGAAACATGAAGCCGATCTTTACCACGCCCATGAATTTGCCTCTTGTTATGACGCTATTATGACAAAGCGAATTCTATCTTTAAAAGGGAAGGACACTCGACTCATTTATGATAGCCATGAACTTGTCCCAGATCCGAAGGAAAGAATGAGCCAAACTGTAAGAGGAAAGCTGGAAGAAATACGTGCGCACATGTTCAAAGAGGTAGATATAGTGATTACTGTATCTGCTTCGATTCAACAAACCTATCAGCGTATAAATAGAAATGTGCCTATTGAAGTGCTTTTTAATTCACCGTTTTTATCACCTTATGATCAAAAAGCGAGGGTAGGGAACTCTCCTCTTGTTCTGGGTTATGTGGGTCGAATGGAGGAACATAAAGGCAGTTTAGCAAAATTGATACAAATTTTAGATTATGGAAATCAGTCAATCGATTTGCGGGCAAAAATTATTGGTGGTCAAACTGAGGTTAACACCATGGAGTTACCACACCATCTTAGGGATAAGGTTGATATTGTTGGATGGCTACCGTATACGAATGTAGCGCAAGCTTTAACGGGGGTCGACATAGGTTGGATTGAAATAAATACAAATAACTCACTCAATCGGATGTATTCGATGCCTAATAAATTCTTTAGCTACTTAGAAAGAGGGATTCCACCGCTTGTTAATCAATCCAGAGATATGAAAACGTTTATACAAAAATATAAGTGTGGGTTTGTGGTGAAAGAAGATGCTACACCATTGGATTTTGCCAATGCACTTATTCAATTGAATGATGACTGGAAGGAAGTTAGCGAGACGGGAAAGCGGGCCAGGAAAGTCATGGAGGATTGGTTTAGCTGGGAACATATGGAGCAAAAACTGTTTGCCATTTACGACCGTCTCTTAAAATCAGGAAAGCGATGA
- a CDS encoding nucleotide sugar dehydrogenase, protein MKKGQKRQTVVVVGLGKIGLTMAAIYASNGFHVIGTDVNPAVIESVNSGKSHVKNEPGLDELVEKGHQTQQLSATLDTKVAVSKADIVVVVVPVLVYEDNDVDYTYMDAAVDQIAAGLTKNTTVIFETTLPTGDTRDRFGAKLEAVSGLIAGTDFFLAYSPERVYSNKILSDLKKYPKIVGGINQSSLERASAFYKQSIQADIIEVESTETAEFAKVAECVYRDVNIALANELAVYASEKKVNILEVIQASNTQPYSHIHSPGIGVGGHCIPIYPYFFMKRGLPEGLAHLARKVNDGMSIYSIKEIDDYMDGLKDKRVLILGLSYRENVKEETKSTTWLLVDQLKQKQAKVFVHDPMFTNIEIKNRSLTPFIFTEDETKKIDVIIVQAFHDEYKNLEFSSFSNCKLLFDGRNALEQHEIKKHGIAYKGLGL, encoded by the coding sequence ATGAAAAAAGGACAAAAAAGGCAAACGGTTGTAGTTGTTGGTCTAGGAAAGATTGGGCTTACAATGGCGGCCATTTATGCGAGCAATGGTTTTCATGTTATTGGTACGGATGTGAATCCGGCTGTTATCGAGTCTGTAAATTCAGGGAAGTCACACGTCAAAAATGAACCAGGGCTTGATGAATTGGTTGAAAAAGGTCACCAAACACAACAGTTGAGCGCTACCCTTGATACAAAAGTGGCTGTTTCGAAAGCGGACATTGTTGTTGTAGTTGTACCGGTCCTTGTCTATGAAGATAATGATGTGGATTACACGTATATGGATGCCGCAGTTGATCAAATCGCAGCAGGTTTAACAAAAAACACAACGGTTATTTTTGAAACGACATTACCTACCGGTGATACAAGAGATCGGTTTGGCGCGAAATTAGAAGCCGTCTCGGGTTTAATCGCAGGAACGGATTTTTTCTTAGCATATAGCCCGGAACGAGTTTACTCAAACAAGATTTTAAGCGACTTAAAAAAGTATCCTAAAATTGTAGGGGGAATTAATCAATCAAGCTTGGAGCGTGCTTCGGCGTTTTATAAGCAATCGATTCAAGCGGACATCATCGAAGTGGAATCTACTGAAACAGCGGAGTTTGCTAAAGTCGCAGAGTGTGTATACCGCGATGTAAACATCGCTTTAGCGAATGAATTAGCCGTTTATGCTTCTGAGAAAAAGGTCAATATTCTTGAAGTTATTCAAGCAAGCAATACGCAACCCTATTCGCATATTCACTCACCAGGAATTGGTGTTGGTGGGCACTGTATCCCCATTTACCCTTACTTTTTTATGAAACGGGGCTTGCCCGAGGGCCTCGCCCACTTAGCACGGAAAGTAAATGATGGTATGTCGATCTATTCGATAAAAGAAATTGATGACTATATGGACGGGCTCAAAGACAAGCGAGTGCTTATTCTTGGCTTATCGTATCGTGAAAATGTGAAGGAAGAGACAAAGTCAACGACTTGGTTATTAGTTGACCAATTGAAACAAAAACAAGCAAAGGTGTTTGTGCATGACCCAATGTTCACGAATATAGAGATCAAAAATCGAAGTCTTACCCCATTCATTTTCACAGAAGACGAAACGAAGAAGATTGATGTTATTATTGTGCAAGCTTTCCATGATGAATACAAGAATTTAGAGTTCAGTTCGTTTTCTAACTGCAAGCTGTTGTTTGATGGCAGGAATGCGCTTGAGCAGCATGAAATAAAAAAACATGGTATTGCATACAAAGGGTTAGGCTTATGA
- a CDS encoding DegT/DnrJ/EryC1/StrS family aminotransferase — translation MSEEKRKPIPMVDLKKEFSLLKPLLLTEIIDVLESGHYILGEKGQQFEERLADYVDADFASGVANGTDALVIALKALGIGPGDEVITTPFTFFATGEVIAQVGATPVFADIERETYNLDPKQVAKKVTDKTKAIIVVHLFGQAANMDAIQKIAKKHNLFVIEDACQAIGTEYKGNRVGALGDVGCYSFFPSKSLGAFGDAGMIVTNQESLYNKVNELRNHGSISKYMHTSIGQNSRLDEIQAAVLLIKLKFLDLFLHKRKEIAKRYSEGLIDSIKKPVVSNLRTHTFHQYCIELNNRDQLSTYLTEKGIASAVYYPVPLHLQKVFEGLGYKKGDFPAAEHAANRILALPISPELSIDAQNTIIDHVNKFVAQQD, via the coding sequence ATGAGTGAAGAAAAACGGAAACCAATCCCCATGGTAGATTTGAAAAAAGAATTCTCTTTGCTTAAGCCGCTACTCCTTACTGAAATAATCGATGTACTTGAAAGTGGTCATTATATTCTGGGAGAAAAAGGGCAGCAGTTTGAAGAGCGATTGGCAGATTATGTGGATGCGGATTTTGCAAGCGGAGTTGCAAATGGAACTGATGCTCTTGTTATTGCTTTAAAAGCACTGGGCATTGGTCCAGGCGATGAAGTAATTACAACACCATTTACTTTCTTTGCCACTGGTGAAGTGATCGCCCAAGTGGGAGCTACCCCTGTGTTTGCAGATATTGAAAGAGAGACTTATAATCTTGATCCCAAGCAAGTAGCGAAAAAGGTAACGGACAAAACCAAGGCAATTATAGTCGTTCATCTTTTTGGTCAAGCAGCGAATATGGATGCCATACAAAAAATAGCTAAAAAGCATAATCTTTTTGTCATAGAAGATGCATGCCAAGCGATTGGCACTGAGTATAAAGGGAACCGTGTAGGTGCGCTGGGGGACGTTGGTTGTTATTCGTTTTTTCCATCCAAAAGTCTTGGTGCATTTGGAGATGCGGGAATGATAGTAACAAATCAGGAATCATTATACAACAAAGTAAATGAACTACGTAACCACGGGAGCATAAGCAAATACATGCATACTTCCATTGGTCAAAACAGTCGTCTTGATGAAATTCAAGCGGCCGTTTTGTTAATTAAACTGAAGTTTCTTGATCTGTTTCTTCACAAACGGAAGGAAATTGCCAAGCGATATTCAGAAGGCTTGATAGATTCTATAAAAAAACCGGTTGTTTCGAATTTAAGAACGCATACGTTTCATCAATATTGTATTGAGCTTAATAATCGGGATCAACTATCAACTTATTTAACTGAAAAAGGAATTGCTTCTGCTGTTTATTATCCTGTACCTCTTCATTTGCAGAAGGTATTTGAGGGACTAGGTTATAAAAAGGGAGATTTCCCAGCGGCGGAACATGCAGCGAACCGTATTTTAGCTTTGCCTATTTCACCGGAGCTTTCAATCGATGCGCAAAATACCATTATTGATCATGTAAATAAGTTTGTAGCGCAACAGGATTAG
- a CDS encoding glycosyltransferase family 2 protein has translation MEEIEAIIIMNHRHHPLFLTLASIERIKDEVQVIWIIHPPGYHLPKLASHCVSYPIQGNDIGETLNHLLPQITAPYVLLLGPGASLSTKVNITSAITSNPGVTGNHHALLVKQALSVIYPFPDQKLLPFTEALLSFWFHFIPFDSKIYCTAKEEWASLATSSKQTSLKAKQEWIDKYKLNIDQAKTLSITVLIANYNQSSYVDNAIASCLVGSFIPEQIFVVDDGSTDGSAAYLSKWNTKNVRTFFNKQNEGKARALNHLIPFIKSEYVIELDADDWFDPDAFTVLAKKLKSWPYKSSLLYGNFRRWKEQSRHQIVYKGIAKGRHVHTKNELHTYRFPLGPRIYRTTTLKELGGFPIISYEEGRLYEDVSIINLLLERGPIHYEDFTIYNVRDHDTSITQKNQSKWNGFLDQLDS, from the coding sequence ATGGAGGAAATTGAAGCGATAATTATTATGAACCACCGCCATCACCCCCTCTTCCTTACCCTTGCATCTATAGAACGTATAAAGGACGAGGTTCAGGTGATTTGGATTATCCATCCACCCGGATACCATTTGCCAAAGCTTGCTTCACATTGCGTTTCTTATCCAATTCAGGGGAATGACATCGGAGAGACGTTGAATCACTTGCTGCCTCAAATTACTGCTCCTTATGTGCTTCTACTTGGTCCTGGTGCGTCCTTGTCCACAAAAGTAAATATCACTTCAGCTATAACGAGTAATCCAGGCGTAACTGGGAATCACCACGCTTTACTAGTAAAACAGGCATTGAGTGTAATTTATCCTTTTCCAGATCAAAAGCTTCTCCCATTTACAGAAGCATTGCTCTCATTCTGGTTTCACTTTATCCCATTTGACTCAAAAATTTACTGTACAGCGAAGGAAGAGTGGGCAAGTCTAGCAACCTCCTCCAAACAAACAAGTCTAAAAGCGAAACAAGAATGGATCGATAAATACAAATTAAATATCGATCAAGCGAAAACCCTCTCAATCACGGTGCTTATCGCAAACTACAATCAAAGCTCGTATGTGGACAATGCCATTGCTTCCTGCCTTGTCGGTTCTTTCATTCCTGAACAAATCTTTGTAGTTGATGATGGCTCTACCGATGGGTCTGCTGCCTATTTAAGCAAATGGAATACAAAAAACGTTCGTACCTTCTTTAACAAACAAAATGAAGGCAAGGCTCGAGCACTTAACCATCTAATCCCTTTTATTAAAAGTGAATACGTCATTGAACTTGATGCAGACGATTGGTTTGATCCCGATGCATTTACCGTTTTAGCAAAAAAATTAAAGAGTTGGCCTTATAAGTCATCGCTTTTATACGGAAACTTTCGTCGTTGGAAAGAACAGAGTCGGCATCAAATAGTTTATAAAGGTATCGCTAAAGGAAGACACGTCCATACAAAAAATGAATTACACACGTACCGCTTTCCCCTCGGCCCACGTATCTATCGCACTACTACTCTTAAGGAATTAGGAGGATTTCCAATTATCTCCTATGAAGAAGGCCGGTTGTATGAAGACGTTTCAATCATTAACCTTCTCCTTGAAAGAGGACCAATACATTATGAAGACTTTACGATTTACAATGTACGTGATCACGATACGAGTATCACGCAAAAAAACCAATCCAAATGGAATGGTTTTCTTGACCAGCTTGATTCCTAA
- a CDS encoding DUF2642 domain-containing protein, whose translation MFIKRFWYAIKSFFLFLSFPISWKLPITKRELLSSLIGKQIEVSTPFGFLSGTLLASKKDYIVLIDETDAQVLVRIRKIETVRAFCE comes from the coding sequence ATGTTCATCAAACGTTTTTGGTATGCAATTAAATCGTTTTTTCTATTTTTAAGCTTCCCGATAAGTTGGAAATTACCAATAACAAAACGGGAATTACTAAGCAGCTTAATTGGAAAACAAATCGAAGTGTCAACGCCGTTTGGTTTTTTATCAGGCACATTACTAGCAAGCAAAAAAGATTATATCGTGCTCATTGATGAAACCGATGCGCAAGTGCTTGTACGAATTAGAAAAATTGAGACAGTTCGAGCGTTCTGCGAATAG
- a CDS encoding Gfo/Idh/MocA family protein has translation MKVGVIGAGKMGENHVRTYLSLTRECQFIGLYDVNQVRSNEIAEKYHVKSFPTLYALLQEVDAVSITVPTTYHYEVGLACIEHNVHILMEKPIASTVAQAEKLKQRALKENVYIQVGHIELFNPLVKALQQTVKNEDIIAIETHRMSSFSARLEGVDVVQDLMLHDLYILHALLANDRFQDIYTVGHLSKDLPIHAVAIAKTAAGVAIQLTASYQSNKNVRSIHLLTKNSYIVANLLTNELAITRNSEQVGTYARSTTEIIQAPSFHQPLALELQAFLLCVKEKKPPLVTAEDGIQALALASNISKSIQTAKNENK, from the coding sequence ATGAAAGTCGGAGTTATTGGTGCCGGTAAAATGGGTGAAAACCATGTTCGCACTTATCTATCTCTAACAAGAGAATGCCAATTCATTGGCTTATACGATGTCAATCAAGTTCGCAGCAACGAAATAGCAGAAAAGTATCATGTAAAATCTTTTCCAACTCTTTATGCACTACTCCAAGAAGTAGATGCAGTCAGTATTACAGTACCAACAACTTATCACTATGAAGTCGGCCTTGCCTGCATAGAGCATAACGTCCATATTTTAATGGAGAAACCAATTGCCTCAACCGTTGCCCAAGCAGAGAAACTAAAACAACGAGCTTTAAAGGAAAATGTGTACATTCAAGTAGGACACATTGAATTGTTTAATCCATTAGTAAAAGCGTTACAACAAACCGTTAAAAATGAAGATATCATTGCAATTGAAACACATCGAATGTCTTCTTTTAGCGCGCGACTTGAAGGTGTCGATGTCGTACAAGATTTAATGCTTCATGATCTATATATCTTACATGCACTCCTTGCAAATGACAGATTTCAAGACATCTACACAGTTGGCCACCTTTCAAAAGATTTGCCTATTCATGCCGTAGCCATTGCGAAAACAGCAGCAGGTGTCGCCATTCAACTTACAGCTAGTTACCAATCAAACAAAAATGTCCGTTCGATTCATCTATTAACCAAAAACTCTTATATTGTGGCCAACTTATTAACGAATGAGCTTGCCATTACACGCAATTCAGAGCAAGTTGGAACATATGCCAGATCAACCACCGAAATCATTCAGGCACCAAGTTTTCACCAACCATTAGCACTGGAATTACAAGCATTTTTATTATGCGTAAAAGAAAAGAAACCTCCCTTGGTCACTGCCGAAGATGGGATTCAGGCATTAGCACTGGCAAGTAACATTAGTAAATCGATTCAAACAGCTAAAAATGAGAATAAGTAA
- a CDS encoding MerR family transcriptional regulator → MITVGELAERSSVTTRTLRYYDSIGLLKPRAITRGKHRLYYEEDLLMLAQIQLLKRMGFSLKRISGMMHDDKMNTVTQLENQLSILEKEEEKICKMRETIRGIVHAFSLDGRIDWSMVVSLIKQAENKGTEHERLLLFFPKLCEDSEETKRIIVLVNDTRNALASGPDSEMGVRISERLFDLMSELCQGDKQLIEELWDIVCSHKLSEALGCFPIPREIIEFWEAAKKEIDS, encoded by the coding sequence ATGATTACGGTTGGGGAATTAGCCGAGAGATCATCCGTCACAACAAGGACATTAAGATACTACGATTCGATTGGCTTATTAAAGCCAAGAGCAATAACAAGGGGAAAACATCGACTCTATTACGAAGAAGATTTGTTGATGCTTGCGCAAATTCAACTATTAAAACGAATGGGATTTTCTTTAAAACGGATATCGGGAATGATGCATGACGACAAAATGAATACAGTCACACAATTAGAAAATCAATTATCTATTTTAGAAAAGGAAGAAGAAAAGATTTGCAAGATGAGGGAAACGATACGTGGTATCGTTCATGCATTTTCGTTAGATGGCAGAATCGATTGGTCTATGGTTGTATCGTTAATTAAGCAAGCCGAAAACAAAGGAACAGAACATGAGCGATTGCTCCTTTTCTTTCCTAAATTATGCGAGGATTCAGAAGAAACAAAACGAATAATTGTATTGGTGAATGACACTAGGAATGCATTAGCGAGTGGACCAGATTCTGAAATGGGGGTGCGCATTTCAGAACGTTTATTTGATTTAATGTCTGAGTTATGTCAGGGAGATAAACAATTGATTGAAGAGCTTTGGGATATTGTGTGTTCACATAAACTATCGGAAGCACTTGGGTGTTTTCCTATCCCTCGTGAAATTATTGAGTTTTGGGAAGCTGCAAAAAAGGAGATCGATTCGTAA
- a CDS encoding alpha/beta fold hydrolase, translating into MQWRRKKECMYSASGYTMLVDGINMHYLCAGKGQVVVFLHGGLLCADDFKVCVELVARRGYTAIAFDRPGYGFSESGSKEWTPESQVMLINEALKQMNIKKAILVAHSWSGMMALSYALQYPAATDGIVLVAAAMYKEGYPAENGDWLSKIVTTPGIGQLLMQTFYRTPIGHYLAKNMVKATFAPEKAPPGYVKKTWALGFRPSHFLANRKDVLAFPSSAKKWSRSYQHIRMPVQILIGENDPFKVNDQAYRLKEVIPHAEVHQLPYAGHMIPQLHPMEVLTAIERLSFKGESHNSKRND; encoded by the coding sequence ATGCAATGGCGAAGAAAAAAAGAGTGTATGTATAGCGCATCAGGCTACACAATGCTTGTAGATGGAATCAACATGCATTACTTGTGTGCTGGCAAAGGACAAGTAGTTGTTTTTTTGCATGGAGGACTTCTATGTGCGGATGACTTTAAAGTGTGTGTTGAACTCGTCGCGCGACGTGGTTACACAGCTATTGCGTTTGATCGACCAGGCTACGGTTTTAGCGAGAGTGGATCCAAAGAATGGACACCTGAAAGCCAGGTCATGCTCATAAATGAGGCATTAAAACAGATGAATATAAAAAAAGCTATTCTCGTTGCTCATTCATGGAGTGGTATGATGGCTCTTTCCTATGCACTTCAGTATCCAGCAGCAACTGATGGGATTGTATTAGTTGCTGCGGCAATGTATAAAGAGGGTTATCCTGCTGAAAATGGCGATTGGCTCTCGAAAATCGTGACAACTCCTGGAATTGGCCAGCTTCTTATGCAAACCTTCTATCGGACGCCGATTGGCCATTATTTAGCGAAAAACATGGTCAAAGCAACCTTTGCGCCTGAAAAAGCACCACCTGGATATGTAAAGAAAACATGGGCTTTAGGGTTTAGACCATCCCATTTTCTAGCGAATCGAAAAGACGTTTTGGCTTTTCCGAGTTCCGCAAAAAAATGGAGTCGCTCTTACCAACATATTCGCATGCCAGTCCAAATCCTAATAGGTGAGAACGATCCATTTAAAGTCAATGATCAAGCCTACCGTTTAAAGGAGGTTATTCCTCATGCCGAAGTTCATCAGCTCCCTTATGCTGGTCACATGATTCCGCAACTTCATCCAATGGAAGTACTAACGGCGATTGAGCGGCTTTCTTTTAAGGGAGAAAGTCATAACTCAAAGCGAAACGATTGA
- a CDS encoding SDR family oxidoreductase, which translates to MDLKLTGKSVIVMAASKGLGKATAELFAHEGAKVVIASRDERELSRAVEEIKKSTNNHAVEYHVCDVTNKEEIKAVVAFAKEKHGTVDVLVNNSGGPPAGTFNQFDDEDWQKAYELNLLSYIRAIREVLPHMREQGGGHIVNFASSSIKQSLDNLLLSNTFRAGVVGLAKSLAQELSQDNILINTLGPGRIATGRVESLDRTKAERNGVTYEEIKEAEEYAIPMRRYGHPAEFARQAVFLCSGANTYVTGQALLVDGGLVKAL; encoded by the coding sequence ATGGATTTAAAGTTGACAGGTAAATCGGTTATTGTCATGGCGGCAAGCAAGGGACTTGGTAAAGCTACGGCGGAACTATTTGCGCATGAAGGAGCAAAGGTGGTCATTGCCAGCCGTGATGAGAGAGAATTAAGTAGGGCTGTGGAAGAAATAAAGAAATCAACAAATAATCATGCGGTTGAATACCATGTTTGTGACGTAACGAACAAAGAAGAGATTAAAGCAGTTGTTGCATTTGCCAAGGAAAAGCATGGGACTGTAGATGTACTCGTTAATAATTCAGGCGGACCACCGGCGGGTACATTCAATCAGTTTGATGATGAAGATTGGCAAAAAGCGTATGAGTTAAACCTATTGAGCTATATTCGTGCGATCCGGGAAGTATTGCCTCATATGCGTGAACAAGGTGGCGGTCATATTGTTAATTTTGCATCTTCTTCCATTAAACAATCATTGGATAATCTATTATTATCAAATACATTTAGAGCTGGAGTCGTGGGGCTTGCCAAAAGTTTGGCCCAAGAACTTTCACAAGATAACATTTTGATTAATACACTAGGTCCAGGAAGGATTGCAACTGGGCGTGTGGAAAGCCTTGACCGTACCAAAGCGGAGAGGAACGGAGTAACCTATGAAGAGATAAAAGAGGCAGAGGAATATGCCATTCCAATGCGTAGATATGGACACCCAGCAGAGTTTGCGAGGCAAGCGGTCTTCCTTTGTTCAGGGGCAAATACATATGTTACGGGGCAAGCGCTGCTTGTTGATGGTGGGTTAGTAAAAGCTTTATAA
- the wrbA gene encoding NAD(P)H:quinone oxidoreductase type IV, producing the protein MANVKVAIVYYSSTGTNYQLAQWAKEAAEADGAEVKLLKFPELAPDAAIDSNPAWRKHIEATKHVPEVTADDMLWADSYIFSVPSRFGVLPAQAKQFFDTLGGLWGEGKLANKVVSAMSSAANSHGGQEQTVLSVYTTMYHWGAIVASPAYTNAVAFSSGGNPYGTSVTVDQNGKMVEDVEKAVKHQAARTTAVAKAIVEGLK; encoded by the coding sequence ATGGCAAATGTAAAAGTAGCCATTGTTTATTATAGCTCAACTGGTACAAACTACCAGCTTGCCCAATGGGCAAAGGAAGCTGCAGAAGCAGACGGGGCAGAGGTAAAACTATTAAAGTTCCCAGAACTCGCTCCTGATGCTGCTATTGATTCAAATCCAGCATGGAGAAAGCATATAGAAGCAACAAAACATGTACCTGAAGTGACGGCTGATGATATGCTTTGGGCGGATTCATATATCTTTAGTGTACCTTCGCGTTTTGGCGTTTTACCCGCGCAAGCAAAACAGTTTTTTGATACACTTGGTGGCCTTTGGGGCGAAGGCAAGCTTGCGAATAAAGTTGTGAGCGCAATGTCATCTGCTGCGAATTCACATGGTGGGCAGGAACAAACCGTTCTCTCTGTGTATACAACGATGTATCATTGGGGAGCAATTGTCGCCTCTCCAGCCTACACAAATGCTGTTGCTTTTTCTTCAGGTGGTAATCCGTACGGGACAAGTGTTACGGTTGATCAAAATGGAAAAATGGTAGAAGATGTTGAAAAAGCGGTTAAACACCAAGCCGCTCGAACAACTGCAGTTGCGAAAGCAATTGTGGAAGGATTAAAGTAA